A window of Macaca mulatta isolate MMU2019108-1 chromosome 7, T2T-MMU8v2.0, whole genome shotgun sequence genomic DNA:
TTGGAAAGGCCCATTTCTCAACAGGGATGATTCCAATTAGGGCCATGGGTGAGGCGCCATCCTTGAATCTCCATGACCCAACCCCAAGGGCAGATTCATGCACCACACTCCAGGGACAAACAGCTCCCCTCTAACTCTCTTCAGGCCTGACTTGAGCACTGAGTCTCAACCGAGTGCTGTCATGGGTGGGGCTGAAGGAACACTTTCCTGCCTGGACCGCCATCCCTCCTATAGAGTTCAGGGAAGGTATCCTCCTTGGGTCCAGTTCCCTCTCTGATGGGAATTCAGGTTGGTTCCCTGAGGAAACCCTCTTATCCCAAAGGCTGACCCTTGGTGACCCCACATGGCCTGGCTCATGACCCATGACACCAGCAGGATCCACTCACCTATGCCAGTCAATGCCAAGGGGCCCGCTGGGTGGAGGAGCTCACTGAAAGACACAAGGGGAAAATGGGAGCTCAGGAAGGAGCCACCAACCAGCCCCACCCCTGAGGAAGAGGAGCCCCGACACCAAGCCCCCTCAGGGAGCCTAGGCTGCCTCACAGAGGAGCGCAGAGACAGGGTTGGACCTTCCTGATGGCCTTCAGGGCCTGCAGGTCTCCAGCCCAAACTACAGCAGTCATTCCAGGAATCCCAGCGTCCTCTTCCAAGATTCTCACCTAGGCTGGGCCTCAGCGTAATCCTATTGAGCATGATTTTTAAGTCATCACCTCTCTTCAGGACAATATAAGGTTCTCATCATTGACCCAACCAAGGGCAACCCCCACACCAAGCATGCCTCCAGCAGAATCTGGATGTGCTCACCACAGCTCagtgcaggagaccagggtgccAGGGAGGGTCCGAGTTTCAGCACACCAGGGGATGAGCACCAGGTTGACACACACTGGCCTGGGGCCTGTGGGGACTCAACACAAGCCTTCCTCCAGGCTCACCATCTGGAGGGACAGGAGGAGGACATGTGTCTAACCAGGGCCTCACATATCAGTGCAGAGAGGGTGGGTAGGGGATACCCATGCGATGGGGATTCATGCAGAACACCGACCCAACATGGACACAGAGCACCATTGGCCCTCCCGACCACCAAACCCTAGAAAGACAGAGCAAGTGGGTCACTGTGCTGGGGCAAGATGTCTGGGCTGCACCCTACTGCAGGCCCTGAGAGCACCTCCACTGCCCGGGCTGGCTCCCCAGAACAACCCCAGGGCCACACCAGGACCATGGGGCATAGGCCAGGGCAACCAACCTGCTCCTGGCCAACCAAGGAGTCTTGGCCAATCAGGAATCACATGATGTCCTCTCCTTTTCTTGGGCTCAAGACCCCACCACCCTGGAGGTGACCCCATGACTCAGAAGCAGCCTGTGTGGCAAATTTCCAGGACAGGTCCCTGAACAGCCGGCCTTCCCACCACATGAGGCCACCCTTCCCACCCCTGGATCTAAAGGAAAGGATGACCCCAGTGGGACACGAGTTGCCCCCATGGCCCAAAGAAGGGCCGGCCTGCAGCACCGCCAGGCACCAGGAGAGCTCAGCTTTGACTCAACCTCACTGAAATAGCACCCCCACCAACAGGCTCAAGGAGGTGCCACTAAGATGGCGATTACTCAACAGGGTCGGTCCCATTCAGGGCCATGGGTGGGGTGCACTCCTTGAATCTCCACTGCCTGACTGTGTGGGCCCAATCACCAACCACTCTTCCGGGAGGGAGAACTCTAGTGTGACCCCCAGGGAGCCCCAGAGCTTCTGTGTCCCGCATGATGTGCCTGGGCAGTCCTCAAGGCCTGACCAGCCCACAGAATTTCAGCTGGGAGCGGCTCTATGTTGGGCTGAAGGAACCCTTTCCTGCCTGGACCACCATCACCCTGCAGAGCTTCAGGAAATGCGTGCTCCTAGGGTCAGATCCTCAGGGAAGCAATGCTACTGGAGAAATGTTCCCTCCCCAGTGGGAAAGAGGTTGGCACCCTGAGAAGACCCTAGTGGCCTAAAGGCTGACCCTCAATGGCCCAAGGCTGCCTCATTCATGGCCTATGACCCCAACAGGATACACTCGCCTATGCCGCTTAAGGCCATGGGCCCCACCTGGGCAGAAGAGCTCATGAAAGACACGGGGGAGAACACGGGCTCAGGAAGGAGCCACCAACATGCCCTATCCCTGGGGAAACACAGCCCAGACACCAAGCCCACACAGTGAGCCTGGGCTGCCTCATGGAGGGGCACAGAGACATGGCTGGGTCCCCTTGAGATGCCCTTGAGGGCCTCAAGTTCTTCAGCACAAAATACAGTGACTAGTAGCCCTGCCAGGGATCTTGGTATCCCAGCATCCTCTTCCAAAATTCTCATATAGGCTGGGCCTCAGCGTAATCCTATTGAGCATGATTTTTAAGTCATCATCTCTCTTCAGGACAATATAAGGTTCTCATCATCGACCCAACCCAGGGGACCAACAACCTCGCATATGATTCCAGCAGAACCCAGATGTGCTCACCACAACTCAGTGTAGGAGACCAGGGTGCCAGGAAGGGCCTGAGCCTCAGTGCATCAGGAGCTGGACACCAGGCTGATGGCCACAGCCCCAGGAACAGGCCCAACACAAGTCTTTCTCCTGTCTCACCATCTGGGAGAGAGGTGGAGGACATCTGTCCAAAATGACCTCCATGTGGGGAAGGAGGTAGGGCATGCTAACTGATGCTTGCTCGTCCTCCATGAACACATTGTGCACACAGGTGCCCTCTCCAAGCACACATTGGAAATCACAACCTGACTCACATGCTTTCTTTGGTGGGTAAACACTAGTATTCCGCGTATCTCCCACACACAGAGCCAGCCACACTTGAACAACTGGGAGCCACACGGTGCCCTCACCATTGCTTGGGCCCAAAACTCCACCACCATGGAGGTGACACAATGGATTCcaagcagcctgagcaacaaattCCCAGAACAGGTCCCTCGACAGCAGGCCATCCCTTCTCAAGGGGCCACCCTTCCTGACACTTGATGTCAGAGATAGGGTGATCCCCAGCAGGATGCGGGCTGCCCTGTGGACCAAGGCCACGAATCCCAGGGCTGACCTGTCGCACAACCAGGTATGGGCAAGGCAGAGGCCTTGACCCAACCGCAGGAAAACAacgtcacctcccaccaggctccaggaGACCTACTGGGATGGTACATTGCTCAATAAGAATGGTCACATTCCAGGCAATGGATGGGGCATGACCATTTTATGTCCAAGACCCAACCCTAAGGGTCCATTCCCACACCACACTCCGGGGACTGGGAGCTCCCATGTGACCCCTGTGGCACTCAGAGCCCCTCTGGACCCCCTCGTGTTCAAGCAGTCCTTGAGAACTGACCTGAGCACCGAGTCTCAGCTAGGAGCTGCCTTGCCTGGGGCTGACAGAACCTTTTCCTGCCTGGACCACCGTCACCCCCGCAGGGCTTCAGGTATCCTCCTTGGGTCTAATTCCCAAAAAAGCCACCCTCCTGGAGAACCCATCTCTCCAGGTGGGAATTCAGGTCGGCTGCCTGAGAAAACCCTTCTGGCTCAAAGGCTGAACCTCGGCTACCCCACACGGCCTGGCTAATGGCCCATGACCCCAGCAGGATTCACTCACCTATGCCAGTCAATTCCAGGGGGCCCGCCTGGGAGGAAAAGCTCACTGAAAGACACAAAGGAGGAATGGGGGATCAGGAAGGAGCCACCAATGTTCCCTGGCCCCAGGGAACTGCAGCACCAACACCAAGCCTGCAGAGGTAGCCTGGGTTGCCTCAAGGAAGAGCACAGAAACAGGGTTGGGCCTCCTTCCAGATGCCCTTCAGGACCTCCAGGACCCCAGCCTGGAGGACCTGTTGGAGATCTCGGGATCCCAGTATCCTCTTCTAACATTCTCACCTAGGTTGGGCCTCAGCGTAATCCTATTGAGCATGATTTTTAAGTCATCACCTCTCTTCAGACAATATAAGGTTCTCATCATTGACCCAACCAAGGGCAAGCCCCTCCCCACCCATGCATCCAGCAGAACCTGGATGTGCTCACCACAGCTCAGCAGGAGACCAGGGTGCTAGGGAGGGTCTGAGCTTCAGCACACCGGGGGGACGAGCACCAGGCTGAAGGACACTGGCCTGGGGCCTGTGGGGGCCCAACACAACTCTTCCTCCAGGTTTACCATCTGGGATGACAGGAGAAGGACATGTGTCCAACCAAGGCCTCACATATCAGTGTGAGGAAGGTGGGTAGGGGACGCCCATGTGATGGAATCTATGCAGAACACTGAACCATCATGGACACGGGGGAACATTAGCCATCCTGGTCACCAAATCCTGGAAAGACACAGAAGTGGGTCACTGGGCTGGGGCAAGATGCCTGGGCTGTGCCCCACTGCAGGCCCTAAGAGCACCTCTACTGCTTGGGCCGGCTCCCCCAAACAACCCCAGGGCCGCACTGGGACTATGGGGCATGGGTCAGGGAAACCAACCTGCTCATGGCCAACCAATGAGTCTGGCCTTAACACCAGGAGCCAATGCAGACCTGGCAGTCACAGAGCCTGCCCTGGGCATGGTGGGTGCCCTTCCTGGTGCCCTCTCCGAGCACACACCAGAAATCAAAGCCTGGGGACCTCTGGGGCCACGTGTTTTCTCTGGTGGGTCCTCATCTTGCCCTACACCTCCCACACACAGAGCCAGGCCACACTGGGCCAATCAGAAACCACGTGGTGTCCTCTCCTTTCCTTGGGATCAAGACCCTGCCACCCTGGAGGTGACCCCGTGGCTCAGAAGCAGCCTGTGGGGCAAATTCCCAGAAAAGGCCCCTGGACAGCAGGACTTCCCACCTCAGGAGGACACCCTTCTCGCCATTGAATCTCAAGGAAGGGGAAACCCCAGCGGGATGTGAGCTGCCCCCTTGGCCCAAAGACCACAATCCCCAGGGCTGCCTGCAGCACCACCAGGCACCAGCCAGAGCTCAGCCTTGATCCAAATGCATTGAAACAGTGCCTCCCCCTACCAGGCTCAAGGAGGTACCACTAAGATGGCCCATCACTCAGTAGGGTCGGTCTGATCAGGGCCATGGATGGGGTGCAGTGATGAATCTCCAGGGCCTGTCTGCGTGGGCTCAATCAACCACCACTGTCCAGGGAAGGAGAACTCCAGCGTGACCCCCAGGCTGCCCCAGAGCTGCAATTGCCCCTTTCATGTGGCCTGGGCAGTCCTTGAGCCCTGACCTGCCCACCAAGTTTCAGCTGGGAGCTGCTCTATGTTGGGTTGAAGGAACCTTTTCTGCCTAGACCACCATCACCTCTGCAGGGCTTCAGAAATTGCGTGCTCCTAGGGTCAGATTCCCAAGGAAGCGACCCTATTGAAGAAACGCTCAGTCCCCAGTGGCACCCTGAGAAAATCCTAGTGGTCCGAAGGCTGACTGTCAATGGCCCCAAGCTTCCTAATTCATGGCTCATGATCCTACAGGATACACTCACCTATGCCGCTTAAGGCCATGGGTCCCACCTGGGCAGAAGAGCTCACTGAAAGACATGGGGGAGAACACAGGGTCAGGAAGTAGCCGCCAACATGCCCCATCCCTGGGGAACCAGAGCCCAGACACCAAGCCCAAAGAGGGAGCCTGGGTTGCCTCACACAGGGTCACAGAGACAGGGCTGGGCACCCTGAGATGCCCTTCAGGGCCTCAAGTTCTCCAGCCCAAAATACAG
This region includes:
- the LOC144329814 gene encoding uncharacterized protein LOC144329814 isoform X1 → MSSSSLPGSETRGRVALGLLLLGQWSSACCPAPDKLKLRPFLVLWSPALSCVSSSAQVGPMALSGIDGKPGGRVVLGPHRPQASVLQPGARPPGVLKLRPSLAPWSPAELCELFLPGGPPGIDWHRW
- the LOC144329814 gene encoding uncharacterized protein LOC144329814 isoform X2, with protein sequence MSSSSLPGSETRGRVALGLLLLGQWSSACCPAPDKLKLRPFLVLWSPALSCVSSSAQVGPMALSGIVSFSSQAGPLELTGIDGEPGGRLVLSPHRPQASVCQPGAHPLVC